The genomic interval TCAGAGAGCTATTGCACAATTACCCGGATAACGCTGAAATTTTAAAGCGGTTAATGGCACTGTATAGGGTTACAGGTAACCATGAAGAAGAGCAAAGACTATTGGATAAAGCTTATCAAATTGATCCAAATGACTTTACTCTCTTAATTCAGAAGGCGATAGAGTATGAGAAAAATGAAAATTACAAAATGTCTGTTGAGATTCTGGAGAAATATATAAAGGGAAATAATCCAGTCTTATTTTATATGGAGATCGTATACAAGAAATTGATTGATTTGAATACGAAGTTAAATAACCCGGAAAGGGCTGCGTACTATGAAAATTTATTAGACAATCTTTAATTAAAAGATACGATGATTATAACATTGAAAGAAGGCTTATCTGTTCCTTATCGTTTTAAGTTTTTTAAAAGATGCCTGTATAAAGAGAAAAAGCTTTCGGAAGTGAAAAGTAATGGTGAGTTTTTGCTGAGCATGAGTAATACAGATGGCCTGGAACTGCAATTTAAAAATAAATCATACCTGACTAGTACAACTAAAGATCCCTTGATTTTTTCGCCTGTTAAATTAAGCTATAATACAGAATCCAATGTCTTTTTTATAAAGAATAAAGAGCATCTTAAAATGCAATGGGATAAGCACAAAGAAAAATATAGAAATTCGAAGAACCTGTCCATGATTTTAGTGATTGAGAGGTTATATTTTCACGTTTTACTTGGCCTGGAATATGATTTATTATCAAGTGGCTCTTATGCCCCTTTTTTCTCAGATGTTTATAATAAAGAAATTAATGAAGATACTGTGCTCAAAGGGATGAATTGGGTTTCAAATCCTTTAAGTATCCCAGTTAAGATTAGCTATGAATTGTCAAAATACGGGAATAACATTGTTTTTTTGACTGGGGTTGTTGCCCTGGATGAAGAAAACCTTACCAGGTTAATAACAGATAAAAACTTTCAGCAACATGCAAAGTCTTATCACTATACAAAGAACTTCACGATAAAATCGGATATTAAAGTAGTTTACGACCTGGAAACCGGCTATCTGCTTTCTTCTGTTTTTATGATAAAAATTGATGGAAAAGAAGAGGGGATTGAAGAGGAGATCTCATTCGAACTGAATCAGGAAGGAAAAAGAGTCCGGAAAAATTAACTTATAAAAGCTTTATATTAGAATAGGAGAAGACATAATGGCTGCTTTTTAAAAGATCTTATTACAATACGCTGTTTAAGGTATTTTTACTCCGTAAAGAAGCCAGGGAGTTACTTGTATCAAGACTCCCTGGCTTAAATGACATGCCAGCTAATTTTGTAAGGTGCCTGTACAGTGGCAATTTGATTTTTAACTACTAATTAAGCCCCCAGCCATAGCGGAGCCGGAAAACTCCCGAGGCGTTAACCGTCGAAAGGGTGATATTATTGCCGCTTCCACCCCTTGTTTGGAGGCTGTAGCTATCACCGTCCCTAAGGCCGGGCCAGTAAACGCTTGCAATCGAATTGTTCCGGAACACGTTGCTGCTGGCTACGATGTAGGCAATTTCATTATCGGATTGCGGCCCGTTTTGGTAGTCTTTGCCACTGCTCATGGTCGCGCCGAATTCCGTGACCACAGTCCGCGAGCCGTAGCTTCCGTACCTGCTTTTCCAGTCAGTTTCCCATGCCGGCTCGGAACGGTTTGCCCAATATGCATAATTGTGCAGGGATAGCAGGCAAGAGGTAAACCGGCTGTCGGCACCTACCCCGGTCACATTTTCAGAATACCCGGTGCCGCTCAGCAGGATGCGGCCTTTAGGTACGCTGGAATAATTGGAGAGCCACTGCGCATAAATTGAGGTCAGGTCTGTCAGGCTGTAACCGTATGGCTCGTTAAATACTTCGAAATAAACATTGTTGTTATTGCCGTACTTGGTGACAACGGTTTGCCACATGGTCCAGAAAGCAGTAAGGTCATCAATTTTACCATCGTTGTGCGATGAGCTGTCCCAGCAGCCCAAAATTACCTTGAAGCCTTTGCTAAGAGCCTTGTCGATAGCTCCATTGTAGGCACTCCACCATACTGAAGAAACGCTTGGCGGATTGATGGGCATTCTGATGGTGTTTACGCCCGAAATGTTGTTCGTGAACCCGGTAAGTATGCCGTTAGTCTTGGCCTGAACCGTGCTGTAGTTATCCGAAGCCGTCAGTCCGGACGGAATTACCCAGCTGTCCTGAAAGTTGTCCCGTCCGTCTGCCCAGTTTACCCCTGCAATAGAGGCAGCACCTGCCGCCAACGTGCTCAGCGATGCCGGCTTAGTTTCGGCAGTTTGCGCTTCCGACTGTGGAGAAAACCCGGCCTGCTGCTTTTTACATCCGCAGAAGGAATAAATTAAACAAAGTAGTATTAAGCTCTTTTTCATATCATTTGGTTTTTTGGTTTATAATTGAGTTTGTTGGCATGCATTGTCAGTGCCCTCTTAACGATCTTTCTGATAGTCAGTCAGGAACGGTTCGTAATGGCATTTTATAGCAAAGTAATTGTAAAAGAAAGCCGGAGGCTTCCGATTGATGTTTATAATTTCATACTAAGCTAATGGGTTGACATGAAGGTTATGGGGGGACAACTCACATTTTTGAGGGGGTAAAGCAAGAACAACCGGTCTTTTTGTGATTAGTGTAATATTTGCAGTTAATGCTTCAACTTAGATAGCCAATAGCCAGACTATTTATGTTCACCCTAAAGCCTTGTTAAAGGTTGCGCTAAGTACCAGCTACTCCCTGCGGAAGCCTGTTTTGGTTACGTCAGGCAAATTAGCGATATTCAGCG from Pedobacter sp. WC2423 carries:
- a CDS encoding cellulase family glycosylhydrolase translates to MKKSLILLCLIYSFCGCKKQQAGFSPQSEAQTAETKPASLSTLAAGAASIAGVNWADGRDNFQDSWVIPSGLTASDNYSTVQAKTNGILTGFTNNISGVNTIRMPINPPSVSSVWWSAYNGAIDKALSKGFKVILGCWDSSSHNDGKIDDLTAFWTMWQTVVTKYGNNNNVYFEVFNEPYGYSLTDLTSIYAQWLSNYSSVPKGRILLSGTGYSENVTGVGADSRFTSCLLSLHNYAYWANRSEPAWETDWKSRYGSYGSRTVVTEFGATMSSGKDYQNGPQSDNEIAYIVASSNVFRNNSIASVYWPGLRDGDSYSLQTRGGSGNNITLSTVNASGVFRLRYGWGLN